In the Verrucomicrobiota bacterium genome, one interval contains:
- a CDS encoding addiction module protein: MIAIDELRSLPVAERLRLVEDLWNSIAEDPNCLADSPAVVAELRARKARFMANPTSGILWQHAKKKIQSLSA; this comes from the coding sequence ATGATTGCGATAGACGAATTACGATCTTTGCCGGTCGCTGAACGATTGCGGTTGGTTGAAGATTTATGGAACTCAATCGCGGAAGATCCAAACTGCTTGGCGGATTCTCCCGCTGTGGTCGCGGAGTTGCGTGCCCGCAAGGCCCGTTTCATGGCAAATCCAACTTCGGGGATACTGTGGCAGCACGCGAAAAAGAAAATCCAATCCCTCAGTGCGTAG
- a CDS encoding glycoside hydrolase family 16 protein: MTLEAKAGGQLILKSANAPEGAYKISHHFDVAPDGFGGKVAWSVNESPAKLFPKAKSADAFLFRGDTLRLLLTAEGSEGLVITLPFGCYRETRLRLPKHVRSDYWTGFWLLAGDVVAGRTTDTRLGTEVDIFETFNQWNLGRMSHNLHWGGYGKTHNAGGKETGPHLELLDGQFHTYGLYWDETKYVYYIDGVAIMETDALGLGAAKGKDGAPLAKSQGTCRKPAFIKISVEAAPWCGPTSQWENFLPPEDTLVVDYVRLYQKKLN, encoded by the coding sequence ATGACCTTGGAGGCGAAGGCCGGCGGGCAGCTTATCCTCAAAAGCGCCAACGCCCCGGAAGGCGCGTATAAGATTTCGCACCACTTCGATGTCGCGCCGGACGGCTTCGGCGGCAAGGTTGCGTGGTCGGTGAACGAGAGCCCGGCCAAGCTTTTTCCCAAGGCGAAAAGCGCGGACGCCTTCCTGTTCCGGGGGGACACCCTGCGGCTGCTGCTGACCGCTGAGGGCAGCGAAGGGCTCGTCATTACTCTGCCCTTCGGATGCTACCGCGAAACGCGCCTCCGCCTCCCGAAACACGTCCGCAGCGATTACTGGACGGGCTTCTGGCTTTTGGCGGGCGACGTCGTCGCGGGCCGCACCACCGATACCCGTCTGGGCACCGAGGTGGACATCTTCGAGACGTTCAACCAATGGAACCTGGGCCGGATGTCCCACAACCTGCACTGGGGCGGCTATGGCAAGACCCACAACGCCGGGGGCAAAGAAACCGGCCCGCACCTCGAATTGTTGGACGGGCAATTCCACACCTACGGCCTTTACTGGGACGAGACCAAGTATGTCTATTATATTGACGGCGTCGCGATCATGGAAACCGACGCCCTGGGGCTGGGCGCCGCGAAGGGCAAGGACGGCGCCCCGCTGGCCAAATCACAGGGCACCTGCCGCAAACCGGCGTTCATCAAGATCAGCGTCGAAGCCGCCCCTTGGTGCGGGCCCACAAGCCAATGGGAGAACTTCCTGCCCCCCGAAGATACCCTGGTCGTGGACTACGTCCGCCTCTATCAGAAGAAGTTGAACTGA